The Candidatus Desulfofervidus auxilii DNA segment CACGTTTACAAAGTTGTAAGTTAGAAAGTTTGCAAGTTGGAAATGGGAACTGGGAATTTCTGTTTTCCGTTTTCTATTTTCTTACCTGTATTTTGTAGGTTTGCCCCCAATTCCACTACGAAAGGAGGGGGAAAATGACTTTGCAATTTGCACTTTGTAATCTTCTAGCGGATTTAAGGAGGTTTTTCTCTTGCTTTCATTTTTTTTCAGTGTTAAAAAATAAATATGCGGCCTTTATTACAAATTGCTTTAGACTTAACTGACAAAAAAAGGGCACTAGAAATAGCAAATTTAATAGCCCCTTTGGTAGATATTTTGGAAGTAGGCACACCTCTTTTAAAGGCAGTAGGAGTAGAAATTATTACTAGTTTAAAACAACTTTATCCCAATAAACTCATTCTGGCAGATACCAAGACTATGGATGTGGGAAAAGTAGAGGCAGAGTTGGTTTTTAATGCTAGGGCAGATATGATGACCGTATGTGCGGCTGCTCCCTTAGAGACTATTAAGGCTGCTGTTACTAAAACCCAGACCTTAAATAAAAAAATTGTGGTGGACTTTATTGGGGTAGAGAATAAATTAGAAAGGGGGAGAGAGATTGTTTCTTTAAAACCTGATTATTTCAATCTCCACACAGCTATTGATGTTCAACAGGTAAAAGGTAAGTCATTTGAGGACCTAGATTTATTTAGAAAACACTTCAATATTCCTCTCTGTGTAGCAGGTGGTATCATCCCAGAGGATATTCCTAAATTTATGCCTTACAAACCGGCTATTATTATTGTGGGAGGGTTTGTCACCAAGGCTAAAGACCCCAAAAGTGCGGTTATTGCCTTAAAAAAGGAGATAGAACGTGCATTATAAAGAAATTTTAAAAAGGATTAAAGAAATTACTGACCGTATTAGTGAAAAAGAAAGTGTAGAATTTATAAATCTCATTAAAACCTCTCCCCGTGTCTATGTGGTGGGAGCAGGCCGTTCAGGATTGGTGGCTAAGGCATTTGCTATGCGTCTGGTCCATTTGGGCATAAAGGTTTTTGTGGTAGGCGAAACAGTTACCCCTGCCTTGCGGGAGGGCGATATTTTGTTGGCTGTCTCGGGTTCAGGGAGAACCGCTGTGGTAGTAGAAGCAGCTAAGGCAGCTAAGGCAGCTAGAGGTAAAGTGGCCGCTGTTACTAGTGATGCTCAATCTCCTCTGGCTAAATTAGCTGATTTTATAGTAATCATTCCTTCCAGAATTCGCCCCAAGGAACATGTGCATTATGAGGTAGGTGAATTATTGGGCTCATCCCTTACTCCATTGGGAACCCTATTTGAAGTTTCTACTCTTATCTTTTTTGAATCATGTGTAGCTGAGCTGATGAGACAATTAGGAGTGAAAGAAGAAGAAATGAAAAAAATACATGCCAATATATAAAAATGGAAAGGATTAAAGATTTATCTAAACAATGGCAACAAATGGGAATGGCTTGCCAGAGACTTTCTGCTAATTTAAAAAATTATTTAAAGACCATAGAAAAACAAGCCAATCCATTTGTATTGGAGGGTATAATAAAGGAAGCACAAAAGGAATATCATAAAATAAAAAAAATAAATGAAACCTTAGAATTATCTCAGAACTTCTTCCAACAGGCCAAAGGGGAAATAAACAGACAAATAGAAGCCTATAGAACAAGACTTGGAAGTATATTAGCTACACAATTACCAGACATAAAAATAGAAGGCCAATTGCCTAAATTAAAGGTAGGTTTACTTACCTTGGAATTTATCTTCGGAAAAAACGAAGTCAAGGTTTGGTATGGTCCTCAATATGAAATGTTGACCAAAGTAAATTTGACCAAGGTAGATTTAGCTACCGTGGTTAAGGATATTTATGCTCGATTAGAAAAAAATGGTCAAAAAGGTGAAGCCTTAGGAGCATTACTCTGGGAAGCCTATAAAAAAAGTTTGCTCCAGACAGGGAAAAGCATGGGAATGCCTGTCTCCTTTAGAACCCTTTTTCCTTATTTAGTGTGGCTCCAACAAAAGAAAGATTTTTGGCTCCATCCCCGACGTGTTACTTTTAAAGAATACTCTCGGGTACAATTAAGTTTTGACTTATTTCGCACCCCTCAACGTCATTATCAGGGCCATGAGTTTCGTTTAATGGTGGCCAGTAGGGAGCAGACAAAAAATAAGGCCGATTTTCTCTGGGTGCCTTCCAACTGGCAAGGGGAGGGATATTGTTTTACCGCCATTTATTTCAAGAATAAAATCTAATGCAAATTTTAGTCTTTGGTTTGGGTGCTCTAGGACATGTCTTTGCCACTCTGCTTCAAAAAGCAGGACATCAGGTTGTGGGTATTGGACGTCCGTCTGTAACTAAGGCCATCAAGGAAAAAGGCATCCAAGTTAAAGGTATTTGGGGAGAACATAAAGCTAATTTAAAGGGAGTGTATACTTCTGTATCAGAACTTCCTTCCCAAAATTTTGACCTTATGATGCTTACAGTTAAATCTTATGATATAAAGACAGCAGTAGAAAGCTTAAAACCATTGGTAGCACCAAATACCTTGGTAATGTGTGTGCAAAATGGCTATGGAAATTATGAGATAGCCAGTGAGGTGCTTGGCGACAACCATGTAGTTTTAGCCAGGGTAATCTTTGGAGCAGAATTATTGGCACCTGGTAAAGTGAAGGTAACAGTGTGTGCAGATGATGTGATTATTGGTTCACCCAAACAGGCTATTTCTTCTCACCGGTTGGAAAATTTAGCTACTCTTTTTAATCAAGCCCGAATTCCTACTCGTTTTTCTCCTGATATTTTATCCTATGTGTGGGATAAGATTCTTTATAACTGTGCCCTAAATCCTTTAGGGGCAATTTTAGAAGTAAATTATGGGGTGTTGGGAGAAAAAAATGAATTAAGAACAATAATGAATGAAATTATTAAAGAAATATTTATAATAGCCAAGGCTTATGATATTCCCTTATTTTGGTCATCAGTGGAGTCCTACTTGGAACACTTTTATACCAAACTTCTTCCACCTACTGCTGCGCATTATCCTTCTATGCTTCAGGATATCCAAAAAGGGAAAAGGACAGAGATAGATGCCTTAAACGGGGCTATTGTGC contains these protein-coding regions:
- the hxlA gene encoding 3-hexulose-6-phosphate synthase, which produces MRPLLQIALDLTDKKRALEIANLIAPLVDILEVGTPLLKAVGVEIITSLKQLYPNKLILADTKTMDVGKVEAELVFNARADMMTVCAAAPLETIKAAVTKTQTLNKKIVVDFIGVENKLERGREIVSLKPDYFNLHTAIDVQQVKGKSFEDLDLFRKHFNIPLCVAGGIIPEDIPKFMPYKPAIIIVGGFVTKAKDPKSAVIALKKEIERAL
- the hxlB gene encoding 6-phospho-3-hexuloisomerase produces the protein MHYKEILKRIKEITDRISEKESVEFINLIKTSPRVYVVGAGRSGLVAKAFAMRLVHLGIKVFVVGETVTPALREGDILLAVSGSGRTAVVVEAAKAAKAARGKVAAVTSDAQSPLAKLADFIVIIPSRIRPKEHVHYEVGELLGSSLTPLGTLFEVSTLIFFESCVAELMRQLGVKEEEMKKIHANI
- a CDS encoding ketopantoate reductase family protein; the encoded protein is MQILVFGLGALGHVFATLLQKAGHQVVGIGRPSVTKAIKEKGIQVKGIWGEHKANLKGVYTSVSELPSQNFDLMMLTVKSYDIKTAVESLKPLVAPNTLVMCVQNGYGNYEIASEVLGDNHVVLARVIFGAELLAPGKVKVTVCADDVIIGSPKQAISSHRLENLATLFNQARIPTRFSPDILSYVWDKILYNCALNPLGAILEVNYGVLGEKNELRTIMNEIIKEIFIIAKAYDIPLFWSSVESYLEHFYTKLLPPTAAHYPSMLQDIQKGKRTEIDALNGAIVRLGKNAGIKTPINSIITYLIKGKEQICSQRKKR